A genomic window from Candidatus Bathyarchaeota archaeon includes:
- a CDS encoding type II/IV secretion system ATPase subunit: MKTDSKFTPRRKASVFREVYPINEPYVYAAIVTESNNQKLKYELIEPTLLKEEEELLKEIKTILIEEIDINLKEIETRKKAEDYLKSKIPEIIKDYRIKIVEGSIDKLAYYIIRDFLGYGKIDALMKDPLIEDISADGVGIPLYVWHRDYESLSTNVSFKDSLELNSFIVRLAYLSKKNISLATPILDASLPDGSRIQMTYGNEITRRGSTFTIRRFRLDPLTITDLIALGTISAEMGAYFWFAIENRASFLVAGGVASGKTTILNCFSMFIKPGLKLVSVEDTAELNLPHENWIPSVARTGFGHANEAAGDVTLFDLLKAAVRQRPDYLIVGEVRGQEAYTLFQAMATGHLGMGTIHGESATSVIHRLESEPMNIPRPLLTMINAIPVQLRTEVKGKPVRRTRSVTEIIGLDPKTKELLTHEVYRWDARFDRFVYSGHSYLLDEKMKQKGLNEKELQDELFHRKTVLDWMVNQGIRNYTDVVSVIQDYYADPIRVFRRARMEKS, encoded by the coding sequence ATGAAAACGGATTCAAAATTCACTCCTAGACGAAAAGCCTCAGTTTTCCGTGAGGTGTACCCAATAAATGAGCCCTACGTCTATGCAGCTATAGTTACCGAATCAAACAATCAAAAATTGAAATATGAACTGATTGAGCCCACCTTGCTCAAAGAAGAGGAAGAGTTACTAAAAGAAATCAAAACAATACTCATTGAAGAAATCGACATTAACCTCAAAGAAATCGAGACTAGAAAAAAAGCAGAAGATTATCTGAAATCCAAAATTCCTGAAATAATCAAGGATTATCGAATAAAAATCGTAGAGGGTTCCATCGACAAACTCGCTTATTACATAATACGGGATTTTTTGGGTTATGGAAAAATTGATGCCCTGATGAAAGACCCTCTTATAGAAGACATTTCAGCAGACGGAGTTGGCATACCTCTCTATGTTTGGCACCGTGACTATGAATCCCTTTCAACAAATGTTAGTTTCAAAGATAGTTTAGAACTTAATTCCTTTATTGTAAGGCTGGCGTATCTTTCAAAAAAGAATATCTCTTTAGCAACACCAATTCTTGATGCGTCGTTGCCTGATGGTAGTCGAATTCAAATGACCTACGGAAACGAAATCACGCGACGAGGTTCAACATTTACGATCCGCCGTTTCCGATTGGACCCCTTGACAATTACAGATTTAATTGCCCTTGGTACAATTTCAGCAGAAATGGGGGCATATTTTTGGTTTGCAATTGAAAACAGAGCATCTTTTCTGGTAGCTGGAGGCGTTGCTTCCGGAAAAACTACGATTCTTAACTGTTTTTCAATGTTCATCAAACCTGGACTGAAATTAGTAAGCGTAGAGGACACTGCTGAATTGAATTTACCCCATGAAAACTGGATTCCTTCTGTTGCTCGAACAGGTTTTGGTCACGCGAATGAAGCCGCTGGAGACGTTACTTTGTTTGATTTGTTGAAGGCAGCAGTAAGGCAACGACCAGACTACCTGATTGTTGGTGAAGTTCGAGGTCAAGAAGCGTATACTCTTTTCCAAGCAATGGCGACTGGTCACTTGGGTATGGGAACAATTCATGGCGAGTCTGCAACTTCTGTTATTCACCGTTTGGAATCAGAGCCAATGAACATTCCACGACCTCTTTTAACCATGATAAATGCGATACCTGTTCAGCTGCGAACAGAAGTTAAAGGTAAACCAGTTCGAAGAACCCGTTCAGTAACGGAAATTATTGGTTTAGACCCTAAAACAAAAGAATTGCTAACTCACGAAGTCTACCGATGGGATGCCAGATTTGACCGGTTCGTCTATTCGGGTCATAGTTATCTATTGGACGAAAAAATGAAACAGAAGGGTCTTAATGAAAAAGAACTTCAAGATGAACTTTTTCACCGAAAAACCGTTCTGGACTGGATGGTGAACCAAGGTATCCGCAATTACACAGACGTAGTTTCAGTTATCCAAGACTATTACGCTGATCCTATACGGGTTTTCCGCAGAGCTAGGATGGAAAAATCGTGA
- a CDS encoding type II secretion system F family protein, with protein MSAQKLRKWLKRAYLRINSAFRGKKSGDNSKVSKLSDGVHLGKSKPYVFAYQLIGEKVKKALPLFADLDSSLKKSGMKTNFKAYVSTVILVSLLVFTSIILVVPTVLFFVVKLSMFLSILFGVGLSLLGGALTTVIFYTYPSYRADSLKRDLEDDLAFTAGYMSILAGAGVPADSIWHSLAQVDNSLSVSNTAKNVVRDVELLGFDIISSLENTSTRTPSEKFKELIEGFISVVHSGGSLVKYLRNRSEQYMKLKQISLKRFSDNLAVLAEFYVTLMVAGSLIFVVMLSVMAMLGGGILGSLDSRLVLQLLTYIGLPIGSVVFLVIIDMVSPKR; from the coding sequence GTGAGTGCACAAAAACTAAGAAAGTGGCTCAAACGAGCTTACTTGCGCATTAATAGTGCTTTCAGGGGAAAAAAGTCTGGGGACAACAGTAAAGTTTCCAAGTTATCTGATGGTGTTCATCTTGGGAAATCTAAGCCATATGTTTTTGCTTATCAGCTAATTGGAGAAAAAGTGAAAAAGGCTCTTCCGTTATTTGCTGATCTTGACTCTAGTTTAAAAAAGTCAGGAATGAAAACAAACTTCAAGGCATACGTTAGCACCGTAATTTTAGTTAGTTTGTTGGTTTTTACTTCAATAATTCTGGTTGTTCCCACTGTTTTGTTTTTTGTAGTTAAACTCTCTATGTTTTTGTCAATTTTGTTTGGAGTTGGCTTGAGCCTTCTTGGCGGGGCATTAACAACAGTCATTTTTTACACGTATCCTAGTTACCGCGCAGACAGTCTAAAACGAGACCTAGAAGACGACCTTGCATTCACAGCAGGTTACATGTCAATCTTGGCAGGAGCAGGTGTGCCTGCCGATTCTATTTGGCATTCTTTGGCGCAAGTTGATAATTCGTTATCTGTTTCTAACACGGCAAAAAATGTTGTTCGGGATGTAGAACTTCTAGGATTTGACATTATTTCATCCTTAGAAAATACTTCCACACGGACACCGTCAGAAAAATTCAAAGAACTAATTGAAGGATTCATTTCTGTAGTTCACTCTGGGGGAAGTTTAGTAAAATATCTCCGAAATCGCTCAGAACAGTACATGAAACTAAAACAAATTTCACTGAAACGTTTCTCGGATAACCTTGCAGTCTTGGCAGAATTTTATGTTACCTTGATGGTTGCAGGCTCCCTCATCTTTGTAGTTATGTTGTCGGTTATGGCAATGTTAGGTGGGGGCATTCTTGGTTCATTAGATTCACGACTTGTCTTGCAGCTTCTTACCTATATTGGATTACCAATTGGTTCTGTGGTATTTTTAGTAATAATAGATATGGTTTCACCGAAGCGATAG
- a CDS encoding type II secretion system F family protein, with translation MPKIENHEKKIAWIVSGTLGVIVCAVAVLLLWDTPLFDEYLLLAVVITVFPASVLDYVDHRWKRSIDKHLPDLFRSIVQAQKSGMTLPQAVEDTSKRNYGAMSKELEKMVTQMSWGVSFEDALKSLGKRVDTALMRQTIPLIIESQNSGGQVEKIFEPLESFVQTTLTFDEERKTQTRPYLAIIYVAFFVFLFTIIILLKSFFVDIADFKLSQFEMMPANEAKRIFFHMSSIQAFFGGLVAGKMGEGTVGGGLKHSVILLVFGYLAFKLVV, from the coding sequence ATGCCAAAAATCGAAAATCATGAAAAGAAAATTGCGTGGATCGTCTCCGGCACCTTAGGGGTTATTGTGTGTGCCGTAGCAGTGCTTTTGCTTTGGGATACACCTCTTTTCGATGAATATTTGCTTTTGGCAGTAGTGATTACAGTTTTTCCCGCTTCGGTTCTTGATTATGTTGATCACCGATGGAAAAGGTCTATAGATAAACATCTTCCCGACCTGTTTCGGAGCATAGTACAAGCACAAAAATCTGGAATGACCTTGCCCCAAGCAGTAGAAGATACTTCTAAAAGAAACTACGGTGCAATGAGTAAAGAACTAGAAAAAATGGTTACCCAAATGAGCTGGGGAGTTTCGTTTGAAGACGCTTTGAAGTCGTTAGGTAAACGTGTTGATACTGCTCTTATGCGTCAAACAATTCCGTTGATTATTGAATCACAAAATTCAGGTGGACAAGTTGAAAAAATTTTTGAACCATTAGAAAGTTTTGTGCAAACAACTTTAACCTTTGATGAAGAACGCAAAACCCAAACTAGACCCTATCTTGCAATTATTTATGTTGCTTTCTTTGTTTTCTTGTTCACAATTATTATACTTCTAAAATCGTTCTTTGTTGACATAGCTGATTTTAAACTCAGCCAGTTCGAAATGATGCCTGCAAACGAAGCAAAACGTATCTTCTTTCATATGAGTTCAATTCAAGCCTTCTTTGGCGGTTTAGTCGCAGGAAAAATGGGGGAAGGAACAGTTGGCGGTGGTCTAAAACATAGCGTCATTTTGCTAGTCTTTGGATATTTGGCATTCAAATTGGTAGTGTAG